The genomic region CGATCATCCAAGTCGACGGCAGCGAGTACAACGCCCCCGTCAAGACTGACCGCCTCAACATAGGCGCCGGACAGCGCTTCGACGTCCTCTTCAAGGCCAAGACCATCGACGAGCTCGAGAAAAACGGCAACAAATCCACCTTTTACCTCCAGTTCGAGACCCTCGAGCGTCCCGAGCCCTACACTGGCTACGGCGTGGTCCGGTACGACCAATCCACGCCCATCCCCACAGCCCCGGCCAATAAGGTCCTCGACTTGCCAAGAGATCCCACCAACTGGATGGAATAcaccttcacctccctcttccccgaGCAGAACGAAGCCCCTTCCGCCTCTGAAGTCACCcgccgcatcatcatcgacgccgagcaaaagcaagaaaaCGCCACCGGCAAGGTCGTCTGGGAGCTGGCTCACCTTTCCTGGACCGAGCACACCTACACCAGCCCCTTGCTCGTCGACATCTACCAGTACGGCGACGCCGCCCTCCCCAACTGGGAAGCCGCCCAATCCAACTGGGGCTGGGACCCCAAGACAAAGTCCTTCCCCTGCAAGCTCGGCGAAGTCATCGAGATCGTCTTCCAAAACACGGGCTCTGAACTCGGCGGCATCGTCGaaacccaccccttccacgCTCACTCCAAGCATTACTATGATATCGGCTCCGGCCCCGGCAAGTACGATGCCGAGGCGAATAACAAGAAGCTTGAGCAGACGGGTTACAAGGCTGTCAGGCGGGACACGACGATGCTGTACCGGTATGACGAGCAggtcggtgttggtgagcCGGCTGGGTGGAGGGCGTGGAGGCTCAAGATTACGGATGCGGGGGTCTGGATGATTCACTGCCATATTCTTTCGcacatgatgatggggatgcaGTCGGTTTGGACGATGGGGGATGCGGAGCAGATTCGGAAGCTGCCGCCGACGGCGATTTCGGGGTATATGACTTATGGGGGGAGCGTGTATGGGAATTCGACGCATGCGCCGAGGCTGTACCAGTATTTTAATGGGACGAAT from Podospora bellae-mahoneyi strain CBS 112042 chromosome 4, whole genome shotgun sequence harbors:
- the LMCO1,AO1 gene encoding Ascorbate oxidase (AO)-like protein (EggNog:ENOG503NVC3; CAZy:AA1; COG:Q), whose protein sequence is MKTATISSLWLGSWLPAALAEMVTHDHNFHPDHILRVTEAQVPLSCESRTDILVNGTSPGPALHILPGTSSWIRVYNDMPDQNLTMHWHGLTQRMAPFADGTPLASQWPIPPGHFFDYEIATNNDDAGTYFYHSHVGIQAISCTGPLIVDDCGSSPYHYDDERILHFQDFFQKSDQEMMSDVTKGPFKWAGEIHGVLLNGKGVATGQQASVGPSGGGRGFFGGRLGGRPDGFGGNFRHHGGDYDDQSDSKGCDSKSDDTSSDDSNQAQVEITAGCTLPVIDVEPGKTYRFRFIGANGLSFLTMGLEDHDDLTIIQVDGSEYNAPVKTDRLNIGAGQRFDVLFKAKTIDELEKNGNKSTFYLQFETLERPEPYTGYGVVRYDQSTPIPTAPANKVLDLPRDPTNWMEYTFTSLFPEQNEAPSASEVTRRIIIDAEQKQENATGKVVWELAHLSWTEHTYTSPLLVDIYQYGDAALPNWEAAQSNWGWDPKTKSFPCKLGEVIEIVFQNTGSELGGIVETHPFHAHSKHYYDIGSGPGKYDAEANNKKLEQTGYKAVRRDTTMLYRYDEQVGVGEPAGWRAWRLKITDAGVWMIHCHILSHMMMGMQSVWTMGDAEQIRKLPPTAISGYMTYGGSVYGNSTHAPRLYQYFNGTNQCRPVEKKERIRVY